In the Populus trichocarpa isolate Nisqually-1 chromosome 8, P.trichocarpa_v4.1, whole genome shotgun sequence genome, TACCTAGATGATTGCAAGGAGACTCTTGATATAAGCTCTGatgacaaggaaaaaaatcaaaagaaaagaaaggagagaaataCTTAATGCAATTAATTAGTTGCAATCTTGGTTGCATGAAATTTATCTTTTCTGATGATCAAATTCAAATATTGACCAAAGACCTGAGCAATAATAATGCTTACAGCCctcactaatttatttttaattttctactCGCACAATTAGAGAACTCAAATACCTTTTTTATACCTGTGTTTCTACGTTCCAACACAACAAGATCCTTACTATATTTGGTACTGACACAACCAACATTGGAGAGtcttatattaatttatgtaatgGAGAAGACAAGAACCACGAAGTTAAAGAACACCTAGGCTCATCCTAGTCCTATACGGACACTTGGTTTCATCAATTACCAACAATATCGGTATCCGAGTGCAGGAATCGTATACCGTGGTACTCATCGATTCAAAGCGTACATTCCCAAATTCCTACCGAGTACACTAACCAAATATATAGCTGTCTACCCGGCGCTATGCCGCCGCGACCagattaaaaatttgtttagcatgaaaaaaaatgttgttcatTCGAagcaaatatattataaaaaagggGGATCCGCACAGTAGGTCAATGACCCGATTAAGCCAAATATGTTGcattagttttaataaaataattaaaaaaaaaagacaatagtagtaaaaagaaaaaaaagacaatgacaATAATGTGagaacaatctaaaaaaaggaaaacggGGTAGCTAAATTCTGAGCAAACTAAACAAATAAGGAAGCAACTGTACAtgaaaaagatcaaaacaaatCAGGTTAGGCGTACTCTTAGTCCTTATGCTTGGTACATTTAAAAAGAGGTTTCTTCAGCGGGCCAATCCTTTCTTggatgaagatgaaaaaaatctttaattttaaaaaaatttgtgaaaaaacaaaaactcaacaTATATAAAACCTGTAAGacattgatatataaaaattgataaagttaaattatcaaacaacatAGTGGTGGGTGATGAAATAgacaaaagaataattaaaaaaaattaaataaaaaaactggagTCAGCCCATGCTAATCTTTAAAACTTGTCATTCAGTTTATAAGGTCAGGATTAgtccatagaaaacaaacatgaaaaaaatgatgatgaaatcaaaTCCCTCactatgaaaaaatatcaagggacaaaattttaaaaaaaaaacaataaaagcaaaaataaaaataaaaacaaatagaaatcaaataaatgaagttaaatagaaatcaaatgatgaaatcaaatgatgaaatcaaatgatgaaatcaaatccCTCactatgaaaaaatatcaagggacaaaatttaaaaaaaaaaacaaatagaaattaaaggaatatggttaaaaattgtaacacaaataaaataaaatattaagggataaaattgaaaaaaataatcaaaaaaggatcgaggataaaataaaaagaaaccagaacaatgaggatcaaattaaaaaaaaatcaagtatgaGAGATGCAgttgaaaaaaatgattcaagacaaaataattagaaattaaaagaatgagaagcaaattgagagataaaatagacttaaaggataaaattaaagaaaaaaaataaaaaaacaattgaggataaaataaaaataaatcaaaacaatgaatgtcaaattctaaaatattgaattgagtCAAATatgagggatgcaattgaaaaaaaataattcaaaataaaataatcagcaattaagagaataaggACCAGAGTAGAAGAGAAAATAGATTCAAATGATAAAAGTAAAGCTcggcaaaaaataaaagagagaaaagtgaaaggagaaaaaaaagtcaattgaaGACCAACCATAGCTCTATTGTCAATATGTATTGGACCGCTATGAAGAGGACAACCGAACCTTTTTAATGTTGTCGTGGAAGGTGGGATATGAACACTGTAACACGCCTCATACATCGATCAAATGGCACAGATAGAGATGACACGTCTCCACATGGATCCAACAGGCCTGAcaacttttgattttaataatattagatttatgctaaaagacataaaaaatcgAGCTCATcgcaaaaataacaaaaaacacctatatgaaaatacaaaaaatatcctTAAAGCAAAGCTAAAAGAAATCTCATGCAAAGGTCAGTCAAGTATTTTCACTAAAACAGGAAAAGCCCATAAAGCTCTTAGAATGGTTctattaaaactttgatttttagcGTAATTCATTTATTACactctttccaaaaaaaaataacaaatcaaaataccCTTAATGAAtcttataaaaactattttgtcacatgaaaaatattattttatcccCAATCAAAgctttagaaataaaaaaaataaagggaattttattataaaaattcactataaactATATCTATTGTTAAAATAAAGGGAATTAATTCGGGGGTACTTAAAAAGATCGGAACTCATGAATTTGGGATTCCGAACTTAAATCATAGTTAAAATTCCACTCTTAAGCTGTCGAGGTATATACCCTTACTTGTTAAAAAGGATCGAcgataagaaattatttttttaaaatacattaaaatattttttttatttttaaaaaattatttttgatatagtacattaaaataatataaaaataaaaaaaataaaaaaatttcaaacaccTAAGTATCTTTTTTACATATCACTCGCAAAAGCTAATCCTAATCAGACGGACCCGACAGTCCAACTAACGTTCTAGAAATTCCCTATTGCCAGTGGAGTGGCTAAACAGACAACTCATCAGTCCTTTTTACGGTAATGGCAATGGCATTTCAATGCTATGGGATCATCCTTTTCCTTTGAAGAAACAGCAACATATAAAAGATGCAAAAAATCCAATCAGCTATACCATTACTGCTCCACAAGACCACATGGTAATGCATAATGCTACCTCCATACTAACGCTATCCAAACGCTATCCAATTTTGAAGGAAGGAAAACTAGAAAAGATCCAGAACTCCAGGAATACATGATCATAAGAGTTATGAGTAACTGCATACAAATAAGGggtttttattacattttattttaagtttatgtTTCCCCTTACAGGCTTACAGCCCTACAAACATTTATCCATACTCACAGGTAGAGAGCAACCCTATTCATCACGACTCGCAACTTCCAATCCATTACCTGCACCATTACCAGAAAGATAAAGCAAATGTCTTTTACACAATTgatcttcaaactaaacatcaAACCCAGAAAAACGGTTACAAAAGCTCACCATCTGGATCAAAGAAGAAGACCTGCCTGATTGGCCGATTAGGTACAGACCTCTGAAACGTTTTTATTCCCTTGTCCTGCAATTACCACAATATTTAGCTTCAATTTACTTAAAGGAAATGTAGAAGACAATACTTAAACTGAACATAATCGTTTAAATGCCACTAATTGATAGTGAAATTTGCTGCTAAAACGCAGAAAAATGCTTCAAATTCAACACTTTCTTTGATTCCCAAGACTTCAATAATCATTCAAAATGAACATAATCatattaaacaacaaaaaaaagaacgaaGGTGATGATTCGTGATACCTTGAGAGATTGGACAAAGGAGTCAAAATTAGAGACAGAGAAGCAGACATGATGTCCTCTAGGGAGATGGGTAGGATCAAGAACCGGTGAAGCGGCACTGTAGGGTCCTTCAGGAAGCTGGGTATCTGGGCTCCTTTCGATTAAGTGGAAGCGAAATCTGGAGAGACCTTAAGCCATATAACTTTGAACTCGAACTTAGGGCTCTCTATCTCCTCAAAACCAAATATCTCTTTGTAGAAATCGGCGAGCCTTCTTATATCTGATGATTCTCGAGATATGTGGTTCAGGCACGCACCTTTTGCTGCTGCCATTTTTCTCTCCTTCAGTTTCCCAGTTGATATCAGGTAAAAGATTTTGAGCCTCTTCTATGCTGTGTAACATGTACAAGAGGCCTGAAGGGTACTGTGGGAGATGAGAAAACGACCTCGTTTGATTTACGTGGCTTAATGGGATACAGTAGTTAGTAGTAACAGTACTACTACTAATGCAGTCAAATCTTGCCGTCTTCGAAATGACTGGTGAACTAGCGAGTTAATCGCTgtcatgtaatattttttaaaagaaaagagagagatcagtaaatcacaattcacaagtgcGTTGGAATCCCACCAAAAGTAGAGAAGCAAGGAATTAAAAGAGTTTGAGAGTAACCCTATTTGTGTAGTTGATGAACTAACAAGTCTCGCAtccaaccaaaaagaaaattgtcaaTTCTAAAATGGCAGATGGTTGGttggaaaaggaaaaatttTATGTAACTTGGTTACTGAAAATCAATCACCAAAATTATGAATCATTTAATATGGAAGTTTGAAATATAGTTACAAGTTtgcattaaataagtttttttttttaagtattctATCTGAAAATTACCTAACCCGtcaaaaaattgttaataagTATAAAAATTATCACCAAAAATATCTGCATGAGCACTCACAGTCCCGAAATCTATTGTTATCTCTGCCAATAATCTCTCTCCCAACAAAGGCACCATGACAATAATCACATATCCTGAGATTTTTTGTGATTCTTATAGGTTAACTCCAGGAGGGATAACTCTAAGGACGAAGGCAATGGCAATCTTCTCGCTGTGATACCCAACTGCTGTCATagtgtcattttcttttaaccAGCTGCCTGCATTTATGTCCTTGCCTCCTTGGCTTAACTAGCATCGCCTGAATCTCACTGTTCTTTTCCTGGGATGTATCCTTTGCCTGGAAGATATGGACTTTTTTCTTTACAGTAACCCAGCTACAACCTGCCCCCTTCTTGATCCCAACATCCTTCAATTCTTTTCTCACAAGGGTGGCTTCCTCCCATCTGCATTTAGGTCCAAGATAATTGGATGACAAGCAAAAGGAGAATATAGACAAAGAAGAaagctgaaaataaaaaaccaattactTAGAGCAGAAGAAAGAACACCATGGTGAACGAAGCATCTCTAGTATATTACGTGGAAGCAGCCACTCGATTATTCATAAATTTGATGCGCTAACAAGCAGGACAGGGACCCTCACAATCCAGTCTAAAACAATCGCTACCAAAAAATATTGTCCAGGATACGGTGCAAGGGCTACTGGATTTTTGCTAAGACATATCCATAAGCTTGACTGGGAAGTTACTACCTTTTCAGATAATAAATGCAGTGACTACGAAAACCACAGCAGGTGATAGCATCATTTCTACCTGCAAGAATAGCATCATTCCAGGTCCTGATTCTGAAGGTCCAGACAAAGACAGCTTCTATGTTTGTAGCTAGAGAAATCCATGAACAGTGGTTCCATAATCCTAAACAGACCCGTTGTTTAAACTTGGATCTTTCAGATTgaagattttaatttcaattcttgAGAAATGAGTGAGCGGTTATCCAACAGATGGGGAGTGCTACTCTCATTGTCTAGCCTGAGGGCCAAAGACAGAGAGAATCTCATTccccaagaacaaaaaattgacGAGGTGTGGCGACTGAATGAAAGAGGGATTTGGATCGCAATTTCCATTCTTAAATAAGGAGTGGAAATTGTGACTACAGTAGTACTTTGACATCAGCAAGCAAGTAACGGGAACTTCAAGGAAGCGGATTCAAAAACCATCTAATTAAAGCTAGCTAGATTTGTAGCATTTCTGAAGTACAATGAGGTTGGCTTTAAACAATTAACTTACCTTTCAACAACAACTAACATGTTTGAAAGCAGCACATGGTTGCCTGAATTTTCTGAATCAAGTTTGAATAAGTTATCAGCTGCAATTTTACCTTACTCTGGCTTCCTATACACCCTGCAAGCATTTAAAAGAGCCCCCCAAAACAGAAATTGTTGGACGAATTGGCATTTTCTGTACAAATTCATAAGCAAGCTCCACCATTCCAGCCCGCCATAACATGTCCACAGTACAAGCATAATGCTCAGCTCCCGATT is a window encoding:
- the LOC18101557 gene encoding LOW QUALITY PROTEIN: lactoylglutathione lyase-like (The sequence of the model RefSeq protein was modified relative to this genomic sequence to represent the inferred CDS: inserted 1 base in 1 codon), which encodes MAAAKGACLNHISRESSDIRRLADFYKEIFGFEEIESPKFEFKVIWLKVSPDFAXHLIERSPDTQLPEGPYSAASPVLDPTHLPRGHHVCFSVSNFDSFVQSLKDKGIKTFQRSVPNRPIRQVFFFDPDGNGLEVASRDE